The Apium graveolens cultivar Ventura chromosome 3, ASM990537v1, whole genome shotgun sequence sequence CTAAGACAACTGTTTCCTTTTTATTCAAATTCCCCCCGAAATTTGCATCCTTCAAATTTGAATTATCCTGGTTCCTTAAATCACTCTCCTGATTCCGTGTCATAACTCTAATTCCCCCATCCTCTCCTAAATTTTCGATGATTCGCCCATCTACCTCCATGAAATTTTCTCTCACCTTATCCTTGCCGTGTACGGTGGTTGGCTGGGCAGATTTCCATCCATCTCTTGCACCCGAAGTACTACTATCAACGCCATTTCTTAGCTACTTCGCTCCTAAATTTTGACTCTTCATATTTTTTGATAGTGCCCGTAACCATATGCCATAAGATCTAATAATTTCTTTCTCCGGATTGTCATATACGATTCCACAGTCTCGATCAAAGTGCTCCAACATTCCACAAACAAAACATAATGTACTTAGCCTTTCATACTTAAAGTTAACCCAGCTCCATTCTCTGCCTTCTCTTTTAATCTTCATCCTCCTCTTGAGTGGCTTCTCCAAATCCATCGTGACTCGAATACGTGCATACAATTTCCAACCACCCGTAAGATTTGTAAGATCTGATGAGACGAACTTGCCAACAAAATTACCAATGCTTGAAAATACTTATCGGACATAAGCCCCTTTGGTAAATCATAGACTTGGACCCAGATGTCTATAGTATTTAACTTCACCAGATATGCATCATCACCGGCCTTGAGTTTGTGATATACTAACATATTCTGTTCAAACGTCCAAGACCCTCCCTCTAACACCTTTTGCATATCCAATATATGatagaaaataaaagaaaagcgATGTCCCCCAAGATCATGAACTTCCATTCCTTCATGTGGCCTCCATAGCGACGCAAGGACATTTTGCATCgcattaaagtttatattcttATCAGTTAGAAAACGTCCCACCAAAACATACGTGTTCTTGACTGGTTGTATTTCTCCCTCTGCAATGATGACCCCTCCCTCATCTTCTTCCTCCAGATTAAGTCGTGCGTATAAGTCCTCCAAACTAGTTGCTGATGTTCCCATCTCTGTTTCAGAttcaatataattttaaaattgaaaaatatctCTCGTACCTTGTTATATAAACAAGACGAAACTTGCAATTATGCAAGActctatactataataaccgaaatgggatataatttgtaattttagatatatataagttttattcgaatctcaccaacaacaaatatttacatTATTTGTGAATAAGATCTCATCAATCATGTACTATTTGGACTTAATTTAAAATTATACacaataaaattataattatataatcattatttagtatttaattatttatataaaattttaataaaattatataaattaaaaataaaaatatataaatattaaccgCTATCGCACGAGAGCTTTTTAGCATTAATTGATTGCTGGTAAGTGGCCCGGCCAAGTTCAGGCCCACCCTGACCCAAGTTTTCCCAAACATTCAAGAAACAGCACACAGATTTCTCCTTGTTTTGGTAGTATTATTGGTTCATGAATCTCTCGTAAATATCTGGTATCAAGTGGATTGTGAAACCAATTACTACTAACTTATAATGTCATGTATTAACCCGTAGAAGTCTAATAATATTTCATCTCCCCGAGTCTATATATTCTGAATCTCCAAGTTCTGTGTTTCTCTCTTTATATTAACTATACTTCATATCAGAACTCTAATATATTATAATGTCTTGCTCATGCATTCAAGGCAAGCATACTATCGTCCAAAAATGCTTACGTTATCAGAGACCATATCTGATATTTGCTTGAACATCCCTTGGCCTATATAAAGATTCACTTGGGATAGCTTGCTCATAACCTCATCTCAGCTAAAAACCTATATCTCTGGCTTTATTAACCTCCTCACGCTAGTACATTAATTATGCCTACTGATAGCGTTAGCAACTTTGAAGATTTTTACGAGAGATGGACTGCCCAACAAAAACAACATCTCGATGATCTTGTCGCAGCATCATAATCACCACAACAGAATCAGAATACTAGTTATTTACGTGATCTTGTCAAACGTGTGGTTGATCACTATGAGGAGTACTATCGAATCAAGTCACACTGTGCCAAACAAGATGTTATCTTAATGCTCTCTCCCACCTGGACCACCCCTCTGGAACAGGCTTTCTTCTGGATTGGAGGCTGGAGGCCTACCATGGCTACGCACCTCCTCTACTCAAAATCCGGGTTGCAGCTCCAGGAACGCATACTTAATGTGGCTTTGGGACTCGCTACTGGTGATCTGGCTGATCTCAACGCAAGTCAGATTGACCAGGTTGACAGTTTGCAGAGGAGGACCACTATGGAGGAGAGGGAGATCAGTGAAAAGATGGCAAAGCAGCAGGGAAACATGGCTGACTCGGATATGGTGGAGTTGACTCACGAGTTGGATGACAACGGGGAGAAAGTTGAGTTGGTTTTGAGGCAAAAGGAAGAAGGGTTAGAGAGAGTACTTAAGAGGGCAGATGATTTGAGACTGAGGACTTTAAAAGGGGTGATTAATATCTTGACCCCGAGTCAGTCTCTTCATTTCTTGGTTGCTGCTGCTGAGTTGCACCTCAGGCTGCATGACTGGGGAAAACAAAGAGAGATCAAAGACAGAGAAATGTCAACTGCTTAGAA is a genomic window containing:
- the LOC141712891 gene encoding protein DELAY OF GERMINATION 1-like, with product MLSPTWTTPLEQAFFWIGGWRPTMATHLLYSKSGLQLQERILNVALGLATGDLADLNASQIDQVDSLQRRTTMEEREISEKMAKQQGNMADSDMVELTHELDDNGEKVELVLRQKEEGLERVLKRADDLRLRTLKGVINILTPSQSLHFLVAAAELHLRLHDWGKQREIKDREMSTA